The following proteins come from a genomic window of Corallococcus sp. NCRR:
- a CDS encoding protein-disulfide reductase DsbD family protein: MTHPWSKRSGSRLGGLGVVGALLLATWAQAALPPTAVGSTAPDEGDPRLEGALLLDATQVKAGGDFRVGVRLKMDPEWHVYWKNPGDSGLATDVSWDIPGVTVGDLRWPFPSTFRTPDGFITTHGYHDEVLLFAPAHVSKDATGTLNVAAAVDALACKVHCIPAQLVLTRTVPVGPETVLDPEFAPRFDAAQAQVPSPVGAQGAPRVALALDGTTLTAGQPFTGKLTVTAADGKPLAGDVEGDFFVPGRILGVDSVKLKQTAPGTFALEGQASTVVPKGEPRLTGALRLGTKATGFTAVDVDTALAPMVAAAGASAGPAPLKVPSVKDAMGKVKPAVAAAPVAAGESPLGLGAALLFAFLGGALLNLMPCVFPVLALKAYGFTRMVQEEKGKVAPHAAAYAGGILATMLLLAGAVLAVRAGGASVGWGFQFQEPLFVAGVSAVLVAFALNLFGVYTLGADGTALAGKVDQSHGLMRSAGEGVLAVVLATPCSAPLLGTAVGFAFAAGPATVVAVFVALGLGLALPFCLLVLVPGLAKRLPKPGMWMERGKQFLGFALLGTTVWLVWVMGGLAGVDGMARLLAFLIAVGLVTWLYGQSQGLEGGRRGVTVALAVLVLVGAGAVALRFEEAQASLETRGAAVAAHGGAQAWDEAAVTAALAAGQPVFVDFTADWCLTCKFNERTVLSRDDVRQAFLKHNVAFFVADWTRRDARITTKLAEHGRAGVPMYLVLSPGAPDKPEVLNELLTADSVITAVQRAAECGSPLKGGSVVCARP; encoded by the coding sequence ATGACGCATCCGTGGAGCAAGAGGTCTGGAAGCCGGCTCGGTGGGCTGGGCGTGGTGGGCGCGCTGCTGTTGGCGACGTGGGCCCAGGCCGCGCTGCCGCCCACCGCCGTGGGCAGCACCGCGCCAGACGAGGGCGACCCGCGCCTGGAGGGCGCGCTGCTCCTGGACGCCACGCAGGTGAAGGCGGGCGGCGACTTCCGCGTGGGCGTGCGCCTCAAGATGGACCCGGAGTGGCACGTCTACTGGAAGAACCCGGGCGACTCCGGCCTGGCCACGGACGTGTCGTGGGACATCCCGGGCGTCACGGTGGGGGACCTGCGCTGGCCCTTCCCCAGCACGTTCCGCACGCCGGACGGCTTCATCACCACGCACGGCTACCACGACGAGGTGCTGCTGTTCGCGCCCGCGCACGTGTCCAAGGACGCCACGGGCACGCTGAACGTGGCGGCGGCGGTGGACGCGCTCGCGTGCAAGGTGCACTGCATCCCCGCGCAGCTGGTGCTGACGCGCACGGTGCCGGTGGGGCCGGAGACGGTGTTGGATCCGGAGTTCGCGCCGCGGTTCGACGCCGCGCAGGCCCAGGTGCCGTCGCCGGTGGGAGCGCAGGGCGCGCCGCGCGTGGCCCTGGCGCTGGATGGCACGACGCTGACGGCGGGCCAGCCGTTCACCGGCAAGCTCACGGTGACGGCGGCGGACGGCAAGCCGCTCGCGGGCGACGTGGAGGGTGACTTCTTCGTGCCCGGCCGCATCCTGGGCGTGGACAGCGTGAAGCTGAAGCAGACGGCGCCGGGGACGTTCGCGCTGGAGGGCCAGGCGTCGACGGTGGTGCCCAAGGGCGAGCCCCGGCTCACGGGCGCGCTGCGCCTGGGCACGAAGGCCACGGGCTTCACGGCGGTGGACGTGGACACGGCGCTCGCGCCGATGGTGGCCGCGGCTGGCGCGTCCGCGGGCCCGGCGCCCCTGAAGGTCCCGTCGGTGAAGGACGCGATGGGCAAGGTGAAGCCCGCGGTCGCGGCGGCGCCGGTGGCGGCGGGCGAGTCCCCGCTGGGGCTGGGCGCCGCGCTGCTGTTCGCGTTCCTGGGCGGCGCGCTGCTCAACCTGATGCCGTGCGTGTTCCCGGTGCTGGCGCTCAAGGCGTATGGCTTCACGCGGATGGTGCAGGAGGAGAAGGGCAAGGTCGCGCCGCACGCGGCGGCGTACGCGGGCGGCATCCTGGCGACGATGCTGCTGCTCGCGGGCGCGGTGCTGGCGGTGCGCGCGGGCGGGGCCAGCGTGGGCTGGGGCTTCCAGTTCCAGGAGCCGCTGTTCGTCGCGGGCGTGAGCGCGGTGCTGGTGGCGTTCGCGCTCAACCTCTTCGGCGTCTACACGCTGGGCGCGGACGGCACGGCGCTGGCGGGCAAGGTGGACCAGAGCCACGGCCTGATGCGCAGCGCGGGCGAGGGTGTGCTCGCGGTGGTGCTGGCGACGCCGTGCTCGGCGCCGCTGTTGGGCACGGCGGTGGGCTTCGCGTTCGCGGCGGGCCCGGCCACGGTGGTGGCGGTGTTCGTGGCGCTGGGCCTGGGCCTGGCGCTGCCCTTCTGCCTGCTGGTGCTGGTGCCGGGGCTGGCGAAGCGGCTGCCCAAGCCGGGCATGTGGATGGAGCGCGGCAAGCAGTTCCTGGGCTTCGCGCTGTTGGGCACGACGGTGTGGCTGGTGTGGGTGATGGGCGGGCTCGCTGGCGTGGACGGCATGGCGCGGCTGCTCGCGTTCCTCATCGCGGTGGGCCTGGTCACGTGGCTGTATGGCCAGTCGCAGGGCCTGGAGGGCGGGCGCCGGGGCGTGACGGTGGCGCTGGCGGTGCTCGTGCTGGTGGGCGCGGGCGCGGTGGCGCTGCGCTTCGAGGAGGCTCAGGCGTCACTGGAGACGCGCGGCGCGGCGGTGGCGGCGCACGGTGGCGCGCAGGCGTGGGACGAGGCGGCGGTGACGGCGGCGCTGGCGGCGGGGCAGCCGGTGTTCGTGGACTTCACGGCGGACTGGTGCCTCACGTGCAAGTTCAACGAGCGCACCGTGCTGTCGCGCGATGACGTGCGGCAGGCGTTCCTGAAGCACAACGTGGCGTTCTTCGTGGCGGACTGGACGCGGCGGGACGCGCGCATCACCACGAAGCTGGCGGAGCATGGCCGCGCGGGTGTGCCCATGTACCTGGTGTTGAGCCCGGGCGCGCCGGACAAGCCGGAGGTGCTCAACGAGCTGCTCACCGCGGACAGCGTCATCACGGCGGTGCAGCGCGCGGCGGAGTGTGGGTCACCGTTGAAGGGTGGCTCGGTGGTGTGTGCCCGGCCTTGA
- a CDS encoding ankyrin repeat domain-containing protein encodes MSLFDAVAAGDRAALSAQLDAGADPNPFDEEGRTPLMVAARAGQEDLVRLLLEAGADPSLPDAVGETPFVAAAAYGHLPVCALLFPHATSDEKDMARTLLKNQGIEEIPARPSRPSEVPPGGFRRKLASAGAYVAGKLGDDGATKRLERVLRSEGHTPKGRK; translated from the coding sequence GTGTCCCTGTTCGATGCCGTCGCCGCGGGTGACCGCGCCGCCCTGAGCGCCCAGTTGGACGCGGGCGCGGACCCCAACCCCTTCGACGAGGAGGGCCGCACGCCGCTGATGGTGGCCGCGCGCGCGGGCCAGGAGGACCTGGTGCGCTTGCTCCTGGAGGCCGGCGCGGACCCCTCGCTGCCGGACGCCGTGGGCGAGACGCCGTTCGTCGCCGCCGCCGCCTACGGCCACCTCCCGGTCTGCGCGCTCCTGTTCCCGCACGCCACCTCGGACGAGAAGGACATGGCGCGCACGCTGCTCAAGAACCAGGGCATCGAGGAGATCCCCGCCCGCCCCTCGCGCCCCTCCGAGGTCCCGCCCGGCGGCTTCCGCCGCAAGCTCGCCTCCGCGGGCGCCTACGTCGCGGGCAAGCTGGGCGACGACGGCGCCACGAAGCGCCTGGAGCGCGTGCTGCGCTCGGAGGGCCACACGCCCAAGGGCCGCAAGTAG
- a CDS encoding redoxin domain-containing protein, producing MKQVFKALALTAAFVSAPVFAADTAEVGKPAPAFTLKDEAGKAHSLSEYKGKVVVLEWTNPECPFVKRHYEAKTMQNTQKGFDAKKVVWLAVDSSSTHNAKSAADWKKKEGFSQPVLLDTDGTVGKSYAAKTTPHMYVIDGEGVVRYAGAIDNDPRGKEATKVNYVQTAVDALLNGKQVPTATSEPYGCSVKYKS from the coding sequence ATGAAGCAGGTCTTCAAGGCTCTGGCTCTCACCGCGGCTTTCGTGTCCGCGCCCGTCTTCGCCGCTGACACCGCGGAGGTGGGCAAGCCCGCTCCGGCGTTCACGCTGAAGGACGAGGCGGGCAAGGCCCACTCGCTGTCCGAGTACAAGGGCAAGGTGGTGGTGCTCGAGTGGACCAACCCGGAGTGCCCGTTCGTGAAGCGGCACTACGAGGCCAAGACGATGCAGAACACGCAGAAGGGCTTCGACGCGAAGAAGGTGGTGTGGCTGGCGGTGGACTCGTCCTCCACGCACAACGCGAAGAGCGCCGCGGACTGGAAGAAGAAGGAGGGCTTCAGCCAGCCGGTGCTGCTGGACACGGACGGCACGGTGGGCAAGAGCTACGCGGCGAAGACGACGCCGCACATGTACGTCATCGACGGTGAGGGCGTGGTCCGCTACGCGGGCGCCATCGACAACGACCCGCGTGGCAAGGAAGCCACCAAGGTGAACTACGTGCAGACGGCGGTGGACGCGCTCCTCAACGGCAAGCAGGTCCCGACCGCGACCTCCGAGCCGTACGGCTGCTCCGTGAAGTACAAGAGCTGA
- a CDS encoding vWA domain-containing protein has translation MKQTAWAVERDAEGGREVLLLVTLEAEAETPRAPVAVNLVIDRSASMRGAPLAAAVEAARALVERAGPKDYVGLLTFDADAEQVLPVRAMEPGAKAAFLKALSRLDSGEGTALHEAVENGAEAVRRVLVPGARPQLLMLTDGEPSVGPTALGEFKVLGQRVHDSGVALHALGLGKHYLPEILEALTGPSGTGFTHVDDAEGLPLAVGALGAELFGEVVSDARVYVLPTGFADLRCRHRYPSRVEGDAMSAALGAVSHAFPRRVLFAGVLEKGDWNLTVTASYTEHGDTRRLSVPVTRLLPDSDEGRFVRAVSAELELVSHEAAAWKALSRRQQDAAERALEGADKGLYKLARLGSAEVPAQRHVDRLADLRRAVERRAAQPSALGVRRAQSEVSRITMSRIGPALPAAVNVGPPPRPALPAPANGGAPPGGTLDGAALLPWKTGNTEP, from the coding sequence ATGAAGCAGACGGCCTGGGCAGTGGAGCGCGACGCGGAGGGCGGCCGCGAAGTGCTGCTGCTGGTGACCCTGGAGGCCGAAGCGGAGACGCCTCGGGCCCCGGTGGCGGTGAACCTGGTCATCGACCGCAGCGCGTCCATGCGGGGCGCGCCGCTGGCGGCGGCGGTGGAGGCGGCGCGCGCGCTGGTGGAGCGGGCGGGCCCCAAGGACTACGTGGGCCTGCTCACCTTCGACGCGGACGCGGAGCAGGTGCTGCCCGTGCGCGCGATGGAGCCGGGCGCGAAGGCAGCGTTCCTGAAGGCGCTCTCCCGCCTGGACTCCGGTGAAGGCACCGCGCTGCATGAGGCCGTGGAGAACGGCGCGGAGGCCGTGCGGCGCGTGCTGGTGCCGGGCGCCCGGCCGCAGCTGCTCATGCTCACGGACGGCGAGCCCTCCGTGGGGCCCACCGCGCTGGGCGAGTTCAAGGTGCTGGGCCAGCGGGTGCACGACTCCGGCGTGGCGCTGCACGCGCTGGGGCTGGGCAAGCACTACCTGCCGGAGATCCTGGAGGCCCTCACCGGCCCGTCCGGCACGGGCTTCACGCACGTGGACGACGCGGAGGGCCTGCCGCTGGCGGTGGGCGCGCTGGGCGCGGAGCTGTTCGGCGAGGTGGTGTCGGACGCGCGCGTGTACGTGCTGCCCACGGGCTTCGCGGACCTGCGCTGCCGTCACCGCTACCCGTCGCGCGTGGAGGGCGACGCGATGAGCGCCGCGCTGGGCGCGGTGTCGCACGCGTTCCCGCGCCGCGTCCTCTTCGCGGGCGTGCTGGAGAAGGGCGACTGGAACCTCACCGTCACCGCTTCGTACACGGAGCACGGCGACACCCGGCGGCTGTCCGTGCCGGTGACGCGCCTGCTGCCGGACAGCGACGAGGGCCGCTTCGTGCGCGCGGTGTCCGCGGAGCTGGAGCTCGTGTCGCACGAGGCCGCCGCCTGGAAGGCGCTCTCCCGCCGTCAGCAGGACGCGGCCGAGCGGGCGCTCGAGGGCGCGGACAAGGGGCTCTACAAGCTGGCCCGCCTGGGCTCCGCGGAGGTCCCCGCGCAGCGGCACGTGGACCGCCTGGCGGACCTGCGCCGGGCGGTGGAGCGCCGGGCGGCCCAGCCGTCCGCCCTGGGGGTGCGCCGGGCCCAGTCGGAGGTGTCGCGCATCACCATGAGCCGCATCGGGCCGGCGCTTCCGGCCGCGGTGAACGTGGGGCCGCCTCCAAGGCCGGCCCTGCCCGCTCCGGCGAACGGCGGCGCGCCTCCGGGTGGAACGCTGGATGGCGCGGCGCTGCTGCCCTGGAAGACGGGTAACACCGAGCCGTAA
- a CDS encoding (Fe-S)-binding protein: MNPIITGLLLAGAISIFVITMSGRVGVLLAMKKENRLDHIPYRVAQLVRFGLGQKRMVDPEEFTPGLFHIFIYAAFMVLAVRTIMLFVMGFSSTALDVLTDLSHPAWDAAPPLLGLYKVYLLVKDIVAALALAGVAYFVWTRWKVKPDRMSQSWEAYLILGFIAGLMITEFMFGGSHMVAAHAAAQQVPMGATQVPAAPAAMVWWEPVTSLMGLAMMPLGATAAHVLGVGGFFIHLTIILAFLNFLPLGKHFHIITGLPNVFFQRTHSTGKLPTPNLEKEEFGAATVKDLTWKNGMDLYSCTECGRCQTHCPTYITGKPLTHKAVNQDLKHWLWDNERWVEEGYGPHGVKEPLPEIIGSALKAETVWACTSCGWCEQACPVFIENVPRLIDMRRYQVQVKAEFPPEIQRVFEGMERQGNPWGIGQDRRDEWAEDLALPTWGDGGEYEYLFFVGCAGSYDDKQKKVSRALVKIMREAGVSFATLSKQEMCNGDSARRMGNEYLYQTLAKTNVESWNAMGVKAVITQCPHCFNTIKNEYPEFGGEYRVINHTQLINELLKDKRIKLSSVMNAGTKLTYHDPCYLGRHNGVYDAPREVLNAIPGLEVVEMQRSKREGFCCGAGGGRMWMEEHIGTRINHNRINEVALTLKHAEDPNTPYPDAADKKKPGMVGDYKEPGGKGIVAVACPFCSTMLNDAKNDTGREQIQVKDITELVADSMEVSNKGGTVAPSPVVSAKPE; encoded by the coding sequence ATGAACCCCATCATCACCGGCCTGCTGTTGGCAGGCGCAATCTCGATCTTCGTCATCACGATGTCCGGCCGCGTGGGCGTGCTGCTCGCGATGAAGAAGGAGAACCGGCTGGACCACATCCCCTACCGCGTGGCGCAGCTGGTGCGCTTCGGGTTGGGCCAGAAACGCATGGTGGATCCGGAGGAGTTCACGCCGGGCCTGTTCCACATCTTCATCTACGCGGCGTTCATGGTGCTGGCGGTGCGCACCATCATGCTGTTCGTGATGGGCTTCTCGTCCACCGCGCTGGACGTGCTCACCGACCTGTCGCACCCGGCGTGGGACGCCGCGCCGCCGCTCCTGGGCCTCTACAAGGTCTACCTGCTGGTGAAGGACATCGTCGCGGCGCTGGCGCTCGCGGGCGTGGCGTACTTCGTGTGGACGCGCTGGAAGGTGAAGCCGGACCGCATGTCCCAGTCCTGGGAGGCCTACCTCATCCTGGGCTTCATCGCGGGCCTGATGATCACCGAGTTCATGTTCGGTGGCAGCCACATGGTGGCCGCGCACGCCGCCGCGCAGCAGGTGCCCATGGGCGCCACGCAGGTGCCAGCGGCGCCGGCCGCGATGGTCTGGTGGGAGCCCGTCACCAGCCTGATGGGCCTGGCGATGATGCCCCTGGGCGCCACGGCGGCGCACGTGCTGGGCGTGGGCGGCTTCTTCATCCACCTGACCATCATCCTGGCGTTCCTGAACTTCCTGCCGCTGGGCAAGCACTTCCACATCATCACGGGCCTGCCCAACGTCTTCTTCCAGCGCACGCACTCCACCGGCAAGCTGCCCACGCCCAACCTGGAGAAGGAGGAGTTCGGCGCCGCCACGGTGAAGGACCTCACCTGGAAGAACGGCATGGACCTGTACTCCTGTACGGAGTGCGGCCGGTGCCAGACGCACTGTCCCACGTACATCACGGGCAAGCCGCTCACGCACAAGGCCGTCAACCAGGACCTGAAGCACTGGCTCTGGGACAACGAGCGCTGGGTGGAGGAGGGCTACGGCCCCCACGGCGTGAAGGAGCCCCTGCCGGAAATCATCGGCAGCGCGCTGAAGGCGGAGACGGTGTGGGCGTGCACGAGCTGCGGCTGGTGTGAGCAGGCCTGCCCGGTGTTCATCGAGAACGTCCCGCGCCTCATCGACATGCGCCGCTACCAGGTGCAGGTGAAGGCGGAGTTCCCGCCGGAGATCCAGCGCGTGTTCGAGGGCATGGAGCGCCAGGGCAACCCCTGGGGCATCGGCCAGGACCGGCGCGACGAGTGGGCGGAGGACCTGGCGCTGCCCACCTGGGGCGACGGCGGCGAGTACGAGTACCTGTTCTTCGTGGGCTGCGCGGGCAGCTACGACGACAAGCAGAAGAAGGTCAGCCGCGCGCTGGTCAAAATCATGCGCGAAGCGGGCGTGTCCTTCGCGACGCTGTCCAAGCAGGAGATGTGCAACGGCGACTCCGCGCGCCGCATGGGCAACGAGTACCTGTACCAGACGCTGGCCAAGACGAACGTCGAGTCCTGGAACGCGATGGGCGTGAAGGCGGTCATCACGCAGTGCCCGCACTGCTTCAACACCATCAAGAACGAGTACCCGGAGTTCGGCGGCGAGTACCGCGTCATCAACCACACGCAGCTCATCAACGAGCTGCTCAAGGACAAGCGCATCAAGCTGTCCTCGGTGATGAACGCCGGAACGAAGCTGACCTACCACGACCCCTGCTACCTGGGCCGGCACAACGGCGTGTACGACGCGCCCCGCGAAGTGCTCAACGCCATCCCGGGCCTGGAAGTGGTGGAGATGCAGCGCAGCAAGCGTGAAGGCTTCTGCTGCGGCGCCGGTGGCGGCCGGATGTGGATGGAGGAGCACATCGGCACGCGCATCAACCACAACCGCATCAACGAGGTGGCCCTCACGCTCAAGCACGCGGAGGACCCGAACACGCCCTACCCCGACGCCGCGGACAAGAAGAAGCCGGGCATGGTGGGTGACTACAAGGAGCCGGGCGGCAAGGGCATCGTCGCGGTGGCCTGCCCGTTCTGCTCCACGATGCTCAACGACGCGAAGAACGACACCGGCCGTGAGCAGATCCAGGTCAAGGACATCACCGAGCTGGTCGCCGACTCCATGGAGGTCAGCAACAAGGGCGGCACGGTGGCGCCGAGCCCCGTGGTGAGCGCCAAGCCGGAGTAA
- a CDS encoding DUF3592 domain-containing protein gives MALFAARVLGATFVVLGASMLVLTWGSYRRDMGILREGLHAEGTVVKKEFLAAPDDSDYVLVYAFTPQGGERRQHQRNVSAELWKRLRPGDRIQVQYGQSDPRRSFPEGHGVTSLGLALFLSVVLVSITLIGGVALLAKAAPVAPESPPPSS, from the coding sequence GTGGCTCTCTTCGCGGCGCGGGTCCTGGGTGCGACGTTCGTGGTGCTGGGCGCGTCCATGCTGGTGCTGACCTGGGGGTCGTACCGGCGGGACATGGGCATCCTGCGCGAGGGGCTGCACGCGGAGGGCACGGTGGTGAAGAAGGAGTTCCTCGCGGCCCCGGACGACAGTGACTACGTCCTCGTCTACGCCTTCACGCCCCAGGGCGGTGAGCGCCGGCAGCACCAGCGGAACGTCTCCGCGGAGCTGTGGAAGCGGCTGCGCCCCGGGGACCGCATCCAGGTGCAATATGGCCAGAGCGACCCGCGCCGCAGCTTCCCTGAGGGGCATGGGGTGACGTCGCTGGGGCTCGCGCTCTTTCTCAGCGTCGTGCTGGTGTCCATCACCCTCATCGGAGGGGTGGCGCTGCTGGCGAAGGCGGCGCCGGTTGCTCCTGAGTCCCCTCCCCCGTCATCCTGA
- a CDS encoding DUF3592 domain-containing protein, with product MPFDAIVILVLLIGAPLVMMVQLWRQYQLTVELEEKGAHAWAEVVGTRTNWLNTRYRIIEYVFPLPDGSRVHGEFKQSRGFLSQGTVEGEQIEVRYLPDNPHRHQRVGTEVGLLAVLSLALAAVVFTSLTIIVMMNAPAKKAPAPRGPTPSGRLRNYDEPPPRTKRGIGY from the coding sequence ATGCCCTTTGACGCGATCGTGATCCTGGTGCTCCTCATTGGAGCGCCCCTCGTGATGATGGTGCAGCTGTGGCGCCAGTATCAGCTCACCGTGGAGCTGGAGGAGAAGGGAGCTCACGCCTGGGCCGAGGTGGTCGGCACCCGCACGAACTGGCTGAACACGAGGTACCGCATCATCGAGTACGTCTTCCCCCTGCCGGACGGTTCGCGGGTCCACGGTGAGTTCAAGCAGTCCCGCGGGTTCCTGTCCCAGGGCACGGTCGAGGGCGAGCAGATTGAAGTCCGCTACCTGCCGGACAACCCCCACCGGCACCAGCGCGTGGGCACGGAGGTCGGGCTGCTCGCCGTCCTGAGCCTGGCGCTCGCCGCGGTGGTCTTCACGTCCCTGACCATCATCGTAATGATGAACGCGCCGGCGAAGAAGGCCCCGGCGCCGCGCGGGCCCACGCCCTCCGGCAGGCTGCGGAACTACGACGAGCCGCCTCCGCGCACGAAGCGGGGCATCGGGTACTGA
- a CDS encoding nucleotidyl transferase AbiEii/AbiGii toxin family protein: MTFIHDDPEFDQLLRIVADKRRLSLGLTEKDYWVTHTLWALHDVGFEVWFKGGTSLSKGFSLIQRFSEDLDLKLEAGAVELPRVTDWLRTGAGATKARRAFFEALAERIQVPGARTELDVDGADRYWRSASVRILYPAQHLGGMVGILRPFVLLEVGNARVTPFVRRDMASFVHDELEAQRQLADFRENRPRAVRCVHPMVTLLEKVDAIQRRLKKEPLEPATFVRHYEDAARIIAAEDALPPLADYPDVRALAEEMIRQKQISAPPAGDLRHFLPGGEGTEAIQDAFEAIAPMFWGPRQTLDESVAALCAWLTRFHSASRWA, translated from the coding sequence ATGACCTTCATCCACGACGACCCCGAATTCGATCAACTGCTGCGAATCGTCGCCGACAAACGGCGGCTCTCTCTTGGACTCACCGAGAAGGACTACTGGGTCACCCATACGCTGTGGGCCCTGCATGACGTGGGCTTCGAGGTCTGGTTCAAGGGCGGCACGTCGCTCTCGAAGGGCTTCTCGCTCATCCAGCGGTTCTCGGAAGACCTGGACCTCAAGCTGGAGGCAGGAGCGGTCGAGCTTCCCCGGGTGACGGACTGGCTCCGCACCGGCGCGGGAGCAACGAAGGCTCGCCGCGCGTTCTTCGAGGCCCTGGCCGAGCGCATCCAGGTTCCCGGAGCGAGGACGGAGCTGGATGTCGACGGAGCGGATCGGTACTGGCGCTCCGCCAGCGTGCGCATCCTGTATCCGGCGCAGCACCTGGGCGGCATGGTGGGAATCCTGCGTCCCTTCGTCCTCCTGGAAGTTGGCAATGCGCGGGTGACGCCCTTTGTCCGGCGCGACATGGCGTCATTCGTCCATGATGAGCTTGAGGCCCAGCGCCAACTGGCGGACTTCAGGGAAAACCGCCCCAGGGCCGTGCGGTGCGTTCATCCCATGGTCACGCTGTTGGAGAAGGTGGATGCCATCCAGCGCCGGCTCAAGAAGGAGCCGCTGGAGCCCGCTACCTTCGTGCGTCACTACGAGGACGCGGCACGCATCATCGCCGCCGAGGATGCGCTACCTCCTCTTGCCGACTACCCGGATGTCCGTGCGCTGGCGGAGGAGATGATCCGGCAGAAGCAGATTTCAGCGCCTCCTGCTGGTGACCTGCGGCACTTCCTCCCAGGCGGCGAAGGCACCGAGGCCATCCAGGATGCCTTCGAGGCGATTGCCCCGATGTTCTGGGGGCCACGTCAGACGCTGGATGAGTCCGTGGCGGCCCTCTGTGCCTGGCTCACCCGTTTTCATTCCGCGTCGCGGTGGGCGTAG